From Anopheles funestus chromosome 3RL, idAnoFuneDA-416_04, whole genome shotgun sequence, a single genomic window includes:
- the LOC125767355 gene encoding aldo-keto reductase family 1 member B1-like produces the protein MASKVPFVTLNNGQKMPMLGLGTWGSPPGEVAQAVKDAIDIGYRHIDCAHVYQNEHEVGEGVKAKIDEGVVKREDLFITSKLWNTFHSPDLVEGACRTTLKNLGLEYIDLYLIHWPMGYREGGELFPQDANGKTAYSDVDYVDTYKAMEKLVGLGLTKSIGISNCNAKQVERVLAVATIKPVTNQVECHPYLTQSKLSPFCTERGMVITAYSPLGSPNRPWAKPDDPQLMEDSKIVELAKKYSKTPAQILIRYQIQRGHVVIPKSVTKSRIASNFEVFDFELTKDDVALIDTFDCNGRLVPISSAAGHPHHPFENDEY, from the exons ATGGCATCGAAGGTTCCATTTGTGACGCTTAACAACGGGCAAAAGATGCCCATGCTCGGTCTGGGAACTTGGGGC tCTCCTCCTGGCGAGGTTGCTCAGGCAGTAAAGGATGCCATCGATATCGGTTACCGGCATATCGATTGTGCCCACGTGTACCAGAACGAGCATGAGGTGGGCGAAGGTGTGAAGGCCAAAATCGACGAGGGAGTCGTAAAGCGTGAGGATCTTTTCATTACCAGCAAGCTGTGGAACACTTTCCACAGCCCGGATCTGGTCGAGGGCGCCTGTAGAACAACGCTGAAGAACCTCGGTCTGGAGTATATCGATCTGTATCTGATTCACTGGCCGATGGGATACCGCGAGGGAGGCGAACTGTTCCCGCAGGACGCGAACGGTAAAACGGCTTACTCCGATGTGGATTATGTTGATACGTACAAAGCGATGGAGAAACTGGTCGGGCTCGGTTTGACGAAAAGCATCGGCATTTCCAACTGTAACGCGAAGCAAGTCGAACGCGTTCTAGCGGTGGCAACTATTAAGCCTGTAACCAACCAGGTCGAATGCCATCCGTACCTGACGCAGAGCAAACTGTCCCCGTTCTGTACCGAGCGCGGAATGGTAATTACTGCCTACAGTCCGCTTGGTTCACCGAACCGTCCCTGGGCAAAGCCGGACGATCCGCAGCTGATGGAGGATTCAAAGATTGTCGAACTGGCGAAAAAGTACAGCAAAACGCCTGCCCAAATTCTTATCCGCTACCAGATTCAGCGTGGTCATGTGGTTATTCCGAAGTCGGTAACGAAGTCACGCATCGCGTCCAACTTTGAGGTGTTCGATTTCGAGCTGACCAAGGACGATGTGGCGCTGATCGATACGTTCGACTGCAATGGACGTTTGGTACCGATCTCGAG TGCTGCTGGACATCCCCATCATCCATTTGAGAACGATGAGTATTAA